A region of the Curvibacter sp. AEP1-3 genome:
TGGGTGATGTGTCTGAACAAGCGAAGCCGGACGCTGACATATTCAGGATGTTTTCGCAAGCGCTCGAGAACAGTTTCAACAAGCGGCTGACGGTGCTGGACTACGCCAGGAAGTTAGGCTACGCACAAAGCACCCTTTCGCGCGCCTGCGTTGCAACAGTACAAATGACAGCCAAAGAAGTCATTGATCAACGCGTGGTCCTGGAAGCCAAGCGCTTGCTGGTTCACAGCAATGCCACCTCAGCGCAGATTGGCTACCAATTGGGTTTTCCCGAGCCAAGTAACTTTGTGAAGTTCTTCCGCCGCATGACAGGCACCACGCCACTTGTGTATAAAAAAAAGCAACACATCGAGACCTTCCAGCAGCATGCTAGTCCGTAAGCACTGTGGAAACGGCCCTTGTACATTTAAAGGCGCACGGTGACGGGTACTATGCAAGGAGGTGACGAATGAATGGTTGCTGATTTGCAGCTAACCAACAGGCTTTCGTGCAAATTTCATGTGCACCGCGACTTGTTTAAAGTCAAGCAGTGCCGATTCTGTTTAAGCCCGCTGGTCCTTGCGATTCGTTTTTAACCGAAAGCCTACGGGCAGCAGTTGCCAGCCAAATTTCTTGTCGATAGAGCCCCAAATGCCCCGCGGAAAGAACAGCGCAAATAGCACGGCAACTACACCCAGGCCGATCAGGTAGATGACGCCAGTACCGCCGAACATGGTTTCGATGGTGAAAAACAAGACAGCTCCGAGAATGGGCCCTTCGTAGGTGCCAATGCCGCCCACGAGGACCATGAACAACATGTAGGCAGTCCATTGCACGCTGAAATAGGTTTTGGGCTGAAACGTAACTGAAGTTGCCAGCCACAGTGCACCAGCCGCAGCACAGCCGAAGGCAGACAGCACAAAAATCAAACGCTTGGTTTTCATGACTTGCACGCCGACGGAGGCTGCCGCCTCTTCGTTGTCGCGGATCGCTTGCAAGGCCGAGCCCGTCTTGCTGCGCAGCATGAAGAAGACCAGCCACGCCAAGCCAATCATGGTGCCCAATGCGAATAGGTAGTTGGCAAGCCTTCGCTCATCGGCCGCATAGTTTTGCAGCGAAATCAATGATGTGCCGGTTTCTCCTTGGATCAGTGTGTCCAAATTCACCAGCAAATGCGAGAGTGCAGCAATGACCCACATGCCAATGGCAAACTCACCTCCCCGCAGGCGGAGCATGAAGGCGGAGATGGGCATCGACAGGAGGGCGACTGCAGTCGCCGCTAGGAATAGTGCGGGATAGGGGCTTACGCCTGCATCTGCAATTCGGACCGCGGCATATGCCCCCAAGCCAAAGAATGCCTGATGCCCTACGGACACTAGGCCTGCATAGCCTGCCAGGGCGTTCCACATCAGTGCCAGGATGCCGTAGATGAACAGGGTGGTGAGTCTGTCGACCGCGCCTGCGTCCAGCACTAGGGGCGCAATGGCCAAGGCAAGCTGCCCGAGAACCAGGAGTCCAACGGAGACACGGGACAGTGGTGTCCATCTTTCAACAGCCTTTAAAGCTGAACCCGAATGTAAACGGGTGTTGGTTGCTGGGTCGGTGGAGTGTATGGAGTTCATTGGGTTACTTTGATTTTTTGTAGAACTGCTTAAGGCTACTTCCAGCCAACATCATGCGTGCCAGCAGGACGACCAAGAACAGAACGTGCCCCGCAATAAGGAAGCCCTGTGTATGCATCTGGGCCCCTAGGCTTTGGGCGACACCGAGTGCGATTCCGCCCAAGAGGGTTCCCCAAAGAGACCCTGCGCCACCAATCATGACGGCTTCAAATGCGAAGATGAGTTGTGGCGGGCCTGCGTAAGGGTCTACTGTGGCTCGCATGGCCAAAAACACCCCGGCGACTGCGACGGTCATCATGGCGATTGCAGCGGCGATGGCATTCGCATTCTTTGCGTTGACCCCAGAAAGTTCCGCAGATGCCGGGTCGTCCGCAACGGCCCGAATGCGCCGGCCAAGTGCAGTGTGCTTTAGCATCAAGTGCAGACTTCCCAGCAGTCCGACGGAGACCACAAAGGTCAACAAGGACAAATGACCCAGGGTCACAGGTCCCAAGTCAATGCCGTCATAGGCCAGCGTGTCGATGTAATTTGCCAGGGAGCGGGTATCTGCACCGAAGATGCTGAACATCGAGTTATCCATCACGACGGCCAGACCAAATGTTGCCAGAATGGGGACCAGCTCACCGGCTTTGGCACTACGCTCAAGTACAAAATAGTGCAGTGCCCATCCCACGAGGCCCATGACGGGCACTGCAAGCATCAAGCCCATAAATGGATGGATCTCAAACCGGTCTGCCAGCACCCAAACACCATAAGCGGCTGCAACAGCCAAGCTACCGTGTGCTAGGTTGATGATGCGCATGACGCCGAACATGAACGACAGGCCGCATGCCAATAGTGCGTAGTAGCTTCCCAGCAATATGCCCTGCGACAGTTGGTTTA
Encoded here:
- a CDS encoding branched-chain amino acid ABC transporter permease, which translates into the protein MIWINQLSQGILLGSYYALLACGLSFMFGVMRIINLAHGSLAVAAAYGVWVLADRFEIHPFMGLMLAVPVMGLVGWALHYFVLERSAKAGELVPILATFGLAVVMDNSMFSIFGADTRSLANYIDTLAYDGIDLGPVTLGHLSLLTFVVSVGLLGSLHLMLKHTALGRRIRAVADDPASAELSGVNAKNANAIAAAIAMMTVAVAGVFLAMRATVDPYAGPPQLIFAFEAVMIGGAGSLWGTLLGGIALGVAQSLGAQMHTQGFLIAGHVLFLVVLLARMMLAGSSLKQFYKKSK
- a CDS encoding branched-chain amino acid ABC transporter permease: MAIAPLVLDAGAVDRLTTLFIYGILALMWNALAGYAGLVSVGHQAFFGLGAYAAVRIADAGVSPYPALFLAATAVALLSMPISAFMLRLRGGEFAIGMWVIAALSHLLVNLDTLIQGETGTSLISLQNYAADERRLANYLFALGTMIGLAWLVFFMLRSKTGSALQAIRDNEEAAASVGVQVMKTKRLIFVLSAFGCAAAGALWLATSVTFQPKTYFSVQWTAYMLFMVLVGGIGTYEGPILGAVLFFTIETMFGGTGVIYLIGLGVVAVLFALFFPRGIWGSIDKKFGWQLLPVGFRLKTNRKDQRA